The Collimonas sp. PA-H2 genome contains a region encoding:
- the nadB gene encoding L-aspartate oxidase, whose translation MKFDVAIIGSGLAGLSVALHLAETSKVAVISKRALLDGASNWAQGGIAAVLDSGDSHEEHINDTLVAGAGLCDESATRFIVENGKAAIEWLIEQGVPFTPDASAEMGFHLTREGGHSQRRIIHAADATGHAVQVTLEQKVRAHPNITLLEDHYAIDLITSKKVATGADGKNAPRCLGLYAKNVKTGKVLTLAASHTVLATGGAGKVYLYTTNPDSATGDGIAMAWRAGCRVANMEFIQFHPTCLYHPYAKSFLITEAIRGEGGVLKLPDTEGDDAGLRFMPAHDARAELAPRDVVARAIDFEMKKRGLDHVDLDITHKSPEFLKEHFPTIYARCLELGIDITKQAIPVVPAVHFTCGGIVTDLSGRTDLPGLYAVGETAYTGLHGANRLASNSLLECVVIGRATAKFIEQQEKPAAVPLPAWDESRVTDADEEVVISHNWDELRRFMWNYVGIVRTNKRLERAQHRIRLLKEEIDEYYAHFRISRDLLELRNLVQVASLIVESALSRHESRGLHYSQDYPETLAKALPTVLTPQRH comes from the coding sequence ATGAAATTCGATGTCGCCATTATCGGCAGCGGCCTAGCCGGCCTGTCAGTCGCCCTGCACCTCGCCGAGACCAGCAAGGTCGCGGTCATTTCCAAACGCGCCCTGCTGGACGGCGCCAGCAACTGGGCCCAGGGCGGCATCGCCGCCGTGCTCGATTCCGGCGACAGCCACGAAGAACACATCAACGACACGTTGGTGGCCGGCGCCGGCCTGTGCGACGAAAGCGCGACCCGCTTCATCGTCGAAAACGGCAAGGCCGCGATCGAATGGCTGATCGAACAAGGGGTGCCGTTCACGCCCGACGCCAGCGCCGAAATGGGTTTCCACCTGACGCGCGAAGGCGGCCACAGCCAGCGCCGCATCATCCACGCCGCCGACGCCACCGGCCATGCGGTGCAGGTGACACTGGAACAGAAAGTACGCGCGCATCCCAACATCACGCTGCTGGAAGATCATTACGCGATCGACCTGATCACTTCCAAGAAAGTGGCCACCGGCGCAGACGGCAAGAATGCGCCGCGCTGCCTCGGCCTGTACGCCAAGAATGTCAAGACCGGCAAGGTGCTGACGCTGGCCGCCAGCCACACGGTGCTGGCCACCGGCGGCGCCGGCAAGGTCTACCTGTACACCACCAATCCCGACAGCGCCACCGGCGACGGCATCGCCATGGCCTGGCGCGCCGGCTGCCGGGTCGCCAACATGGAATTCATCCAATTCCATCCGACCTGTCTGTACCATCCTTACGCCAAGTCCTTCCTGATCACCGAAGCGATACGCGGCGAAGGCGGCGTGCTGAAACTGCCGGATACCGAAGGCGACGACGCCGGCCTGCGTTTCATGCCAGCGCACGATGCACGGGCCGAACTGGCGCCGCGCGACGTGGTGGCGCGGGCGATCGACTTCGAAATGAAAAAACGCGGCCTCGACCATGTCGACCTCGACATAACCCACAAGTCGCCGGAATTCCTGAAAGAACATTTCCCCACCATCTATGCGCGCTGCCTGGAGCTGGGCATCGACATCACCAAACAGGCGATCCCGGTGGTGCCCGCGGTGCACTTCACCTGCGGCGGCATCGTCACCGACCTCAGCGGCCGTACCGACCTGCCCGGCTTGTATGCGGTCGGCGAGACCGCCTATACCGGCCTGCACGGCGCCAACCGCCTGGCCAGCAATTCGCTGCTGGAATGCGTGGTGATCGGCCGCGCCACCGCCAAGTTCATCGAGCAGCAGGAGAAGCCGGCAGCCGTGCCGCTGCCTGCCTGGGATGAAAGCCGCGTCACCGACGCCGACGAGGAAGTCGTGATCTCCCACAACTGGGACGAACTGCGCCGCTTCATGTGGAATTACGTCGGCATCGTGCGCACCAACAAGCGCCTGGAGCGGGCCCAGCATCGCATCCGCCTGCTCAAGGAAGAAATCGATGAGTACTACGCCCACTTCCGCATCAGCCGCGATTTGCTGGAACTGCGCAACCTGGTGCAGGTGGCGTCGCTGATCGTCGAAAGTGCTTTGTCGCGCCATGAAAGCCGCGGCTTGCACTACAGCCAGGACTATCCGGAAACGCTGGCCAAGGCCCTACCCACCGTGCTGACGCCGCAACGCCACTAG